The Nitrospirota bacterium genome has a window encoding:
- a CDS encoding phosphate/phosphite/phosphonate ABC transporter substrate-binding protein translates to MNRRIFIAQIIMVLVVLLSPARAFAEEEILIGLIPEENIFTQMDRHRPLAAYLTKKLGTGIRFTILSRYGDVLDRFMSRKMDGAFFGVFTSVLAMEQLDAEPIVHPVNLDGASAVQSYIFVRKDSNIQSIQDMKGKKIAFVDRATVTGYLYALSFLRERGVQDINTFFREVSFTGSHGSTIYAVLDGRADIGTAKSKIFQQLVKKDYSIKEELVILAKSREFPDTTLFLRKDLSSAKRQQIRDILLNMDKDAEGREALKKLESMMFVEAKTSDFQPFFEIARKSGITVKTYKYK, encoded by the coding sequence ATGAACCGGCGGATTTTCATAGCGCAGATCATCATGGTGCTGGTGGTCCTTCTGTCTCCGGCCAGGGCGTTCGCGGAAGAAGAGATCCTTATCGGCCTTATCCCGGAGGAGAATATTTTCACGCAGATGGACAGGCACCGGCCGCTTGCCGCATATCTTACCAAGAAGCTCGGGACCGGGATCAGGTTCACGATATTGAGCAGATACGGTGATGTGCTGGACAGGTTCATGTCCCGCAAGATGGACGGCGCTTTTTTCGGCGTCTTTACCAGCGTGCTTGCCATGGAACAGCTCGATGCCGAACCTATTGTTCATCCGGTGAACCTGGATGGTGCGTCAGCGGTGCAGAGTTACATCTTTGTCCGAAAGGACAGTAATATCCAGAGTATTCAGGACATGAAAGGGAAAAAGATAGCCTTTGTTGACAGGGCAACGGTCACCGGATATCTCTATGCACTTTCATTCCTCAGAGAGCGGGGCGTGCAGGATATCAATACGTTCTTCAGGGAGGTCTCCTTTACCGGAAGCCACGGTTCAACGATCTACGCGGTGCTGGACGGCAGGGCAGACATCGGGACCGCAAAGAGCAAGATCTTCCAGCAGCTGGTCAAAAAAGATTACAGTATTAAAGAAGAACTTGTTATTCTTGCGAAATCACGGGAATTTCCTGATACCACGCTTTTTCTGCGCAAGGACCTTTCTTCTGCCAAACGTCAGCAGATCCGGGATATCCTTTTGAACATGGATAAAGACGCTGAAGGGCGGGAGGCCCTGAAAAAACTGGAATCAATGATGTTCGTTGAGGCAAAAACAAGTGATTTTCAGCCCTTTTTCGAAATTGCCCGGAAGTCCGGTATAACCGTGAAGACCTACAAATATAAATGA
- a CDS encoding HAMP domain-containing protein, with the protein MKKRLIYSLSSLFLLFTLGAALSMLYTYRISHDLESVINLHRIEIVRQSFVINIQNVQSNLYATGTVFGKELDTIVDNVSAMDDSIKNCLSCHHNPEMTERLNNVHKVVEQYKDAISYLVTSTANEERIARLKIVAVGIGDSLLSKTQEMATIADKTLRNRTIEAVNAIRKSRIILVITLAVSFILALGIAATLTRQITTPVYELVNAARMIASGNVGYKTGYKDSTEFGEVANSFNAMSTALQAEHDKTRHYIEQLSGLYKVTLSFYDIFEMEQAFQEICGSISDILKVDQTILLLFDEKKKSYAPFASAGPTSDSLRAAMQLPLETVVELYQRSEGQPVIINDAGRIEVDLFRVLVPESEHGQNMMLAWLLTKEKILGAIRVSDKKGSFTDEDSKILIILANHMAVAMENADLYRNLQNNMAELRETQEQLIQSAKLAAIGELASNVAHEINNPLTSIIGFAELSREDEDIESIRKSLDIIEKESLRARDIVKQLLGFARKKPLHLTEVDINAVVREVIVFSSSQTRMGKVKVTEEYGSIPLTKGDVDQLKQVFLNIITNAIHAMPDGGSIAIRTFTLGEYILVSFSDTGQGISSEVRQRIFEPFFSTKKEKGTGLGLSISYRIIQDHLGRIDVESEPGKGTTFTVRLPQKLPVKTA; encoded by the coding sequence ATGAAAAAGCGGCTTATATACTCCCTGTCGTCGCTCTTTTTGCTTTTCACGTTAGGCGCCGCGCTTTCCATGCTGTATACCTACAGGATCTCCCATGATCTTGAGTCTGTTATCAACCTTCACCGGATAGAGATCGTCAGACAGAGCTTTGTGATCAATATCCAGAATGTGCAGTCGAATCTCTACGCCACAGGAACGGTCTTCGGCAAAGAACTTGACACGATCGTGGACAATGTCTCGGCCATGGATGATTCCATCAAGAACTGTCTGAGCTGTCATCACAATCCCGAGATGACCGAGAGGCTGAACAATGTTCACAAGGTGGTGGAGCAGTATAAAGATGCCATCAGTTATCTTGTGACGAGCACGGCGAACGAGGAGAGGATAGCGCGTCTCAAGATAGTAGCGGTGGGTATCGGCGATTCTCTTCTGTCAAAAACACAGGAGATGGCCACTATTGCGGACAAGACCCTCAGAAATCGCACGATAGAGGCTGTAAATGCTATTAGAAAGTCCAGGATTATTCTCGTTATTACTCTTGCTGTATCGTTTATTCTTGCCCTTGGTATTGCGGCAACACTTACCAGGCAGATAACCACGCCTGTGTATGAGCTTGTGAATGCGGCGAGAATGATCGCATCAGGGAACGTGGGATACAAGACCGGATATAAAGATAGTACTGAATTCGGCGAGGTTGCAAACAGCTTCAATGCCATGAGTACCGCGCTTCAGGCAGAACATGACAAGACAAGGCATTACATTGAGCAGTTGTCCGGTCTGTACAAGGTCACGCTCTCGTTCTATGACATTTTTGAAATGGAGCAGGCATTTCAGGAGATCTGCGGCAGTATTTCGGACATCCTGAAGGTGGATCAGACGATCCTCCTGCTCTTCGATGAGAAAAAGAAGAGCTACGCCCCTTTTGCTTCTGCCGGACCGACCTCTGACAGCTTGCGGGCGGCAATGCAGCTGCCGCTTGAAACGGTGGTTGAGCTGTATCAGAGATCAGAGGGTCAGCCGGTTATCATTAACGATGCCGGCCGCATCGAAGTCGACCTGTTCAGAGTGCTTGTCCCCGAATCGGAACACGGACAGAATATGATGCTTGCCTGGCTTCTTACCAAGGAAAAGATCCTCGGTGCGATACGGGTCTCGGATAAAAAAGGCTCTTTCACCGACGAGGACTCCAAGATCCTTATCATTCTTGCCAACCATATGGCAGTTGCGATGGAGAACGCGGATCTCTACCGCAACCTGCAGAATAATATGGCAGAACTGAGAGAGACCCAGGAACAGCTTATTCAGTCGGCGAAGCTGGCAGCCATTGGAGAACTTGCTTCGAACGTTGCCCATGAGATCAACAACCCTCTTACCAGTATTATCGGCTTTGCCGAGCTTTCCCGGGAAGACGAGGATATTGAATCCATACGGAAGAGTCTTGATATCATAGAGAAAGAATCACTCCGCGCCAGGGACATTGTAAAACAGCTGCTCGGTTTTGCACGAAAGAAGCCTCTTCATCTGACCGAAGTGGATATCAATGCCGTGGTCAGGGAAGTGATTGTATTCTCTTCCTCGCAGACGCGCATGGGCAAGGTCAAGGTCACCGAAGAATACGGCAGCATTCCGCTTACCAAGGGGGATGTTGACCAGCTGAAGCAGGTTTTCCTGAATATCATTACGAACGCAATCCATGCAATGCCTGATGGGGGCAGTATTGCCATAAGGACCTTTACCCTGGGCGAGTATATCCTGGTAAGCTTCTCTGATACCGGTCAGGGCATTTCGAGCGAGGTCAGGCAGCGCATCTTCGAGCCCTTCTTTTCGACCAAGAAGGAAAAGGGGACCGGGCTCGGCCTTTCGATCAGCTACCGTATCATACAGGACCACCTCGGCAGGATAGATGTGGAGAGTGAACCGGGTAAAGGCACTACCTTCACGGTCCGCCTGCCGCAAAAGCTGCCGGTAAAGACCGCATAG
- a CDS encoding polysaccharide biosynthesis tyrosine autokinase — MADDRINSSQEDNKSRALEKIGEHPLVPSSYYPYGEDEVHLRDYLQIILRRKWIVITFLLTVFTTVTIGTFMMKPQYKSTVTMKIDKENPNILTFKDVYAVERPEEDYYQTQFKILKSRNLAKRVIRQMKLDVNPEFSGQKAEIKVASFLKKSDSPLLKEEGIDSSLVDGFLKRVEVIPQQKSRLVNVSFTSYNPELAAKVTDSLAKSFIDLNIESKFEATQQAREWLEKQLEAMKAKVEQAEEKLNEYAGKNGIIFLETKFDDKDGKSGGSENLVSKKLGALSTEMITATSERIQKEAIYNEVKSGEAEASPIVLNNALVMSMRKDYAALESDYNQNLKTYKADYPKMVKLKELMDQVKKRLDTETRRVVSSIKKDYEAAVRRETYLKSAFEKQKQEALDLNNRSVQYQILKREADTNKELYNGLLQRLKETGISASLASSNIQVLDRAEVPKGPFTPKKGRNILLALIIGLFGGIGLAFFAEYLDNTIKTPEDIEKKMYMPSLGLVPLYAPEKIALKSRSGKNRVPAKQTKTSPVEYISHSDSKSQLSEAYSSIRTFLLFSTAGKPPKVMMVTSARREEGKTTTAINTAISLTKSDAKVVILDADMRRPRLHKVFKISNTAGLSSFLSGNEEFGDTLVKQTDIPNLDVITSGPLPPNPAELLGSYRLRELIDGLYPLYNYIIFDTPPILGLADAAIASTQTDGVIMVVRSGQTPKEAAVQAKKILESVNAKVLGVVLNAIDEPNMKYGYYSYYQYYYQNYTSDEK; from the coding sequence ATGGCAGACGACAGAATAAATTCATCTCAGGAAGATAACAAAAGCAGGGCGCTTGAAAAAATAGGCGAGCACCCTCTTGTTCCCAGCTCCTATTATCCGTATGGTGAAGACGAGGTCCATCTCCGGGACTATCTGCAGATCATCCTCAGAAGAAAATGGATTGTCATCACCTTCCTGCTGACCGTCTTTACGACGGTAACGATCGGCACCTTCATGATGAAGCCCCAATATAAATCTACCGTAACCATGAAGATCGACAAGGAAAACCCCAATATCCTCACGTTTAAGGATGTCTATGCCGTAGAAAGGCCGGAAGAGGACTACTACCAGACCCAGTTCAAGATCCTCAAGTCAAGAAATCTTGCAAAGCGCGTGATCAGGCAGATGAAGCTGGATGTAAATCCTGAGTTTTCGGGGCAGAAGGCCGAGATCAAGGTTGCCTCATTTCTGAAAAAGTCTGACAGTCCGCTTCTTAAGGAAGAGGGCATAGACTCATCCCTTGTGGACGGCTTTCTCAAAAGAGTAGAGGTCATTCCCCAGCAGAAGTCGCGGCTCGTCAATGTAAGTTTCACCTCTTATAACCCGGAGCTCGCAGCAAAGGTGACTGATTCCCTTGCAAAGTCATTCATTGACCTGAACATCGAATCAAAATTCGAGGCAACGCAGCAGGCACGCGAATGGCTCGAAAAACAGCTCGAAGCGATGAAGGCCAAGGTAGAGCAGGCAGAAGAAAAACTGAACGAGTATGCCGGAAAAAACGGGATCATCTTTCTTGAGACAAAGTTCGATGACAAAGACGGCAAGAGCGGCGGAAGTGAAAACCTTGTCTCAAAAAAACTTGGTGCGCTCTCGACCGAGATGATCACGGCGACCTCCGAGCGGATACAGAAAGAAGCAATCTATAACGAAGTAAAGTCCGGCGAGGCTGAGGCCAGCCCTATTGTGCTGAACAATGCCCTGGTCATGTCAATGCGCAAGGACTATGCTGCCCTTGAGTCAGACTACAATCAGAACCTCAAGACCTACAAGGCCGACTATCCCAAGATGGTGAAGCTCAAGGAACTGATGGACCAGGTGAAGAAGCGGCTGGATACGGAGACCAGGAGGGTCGTATCGAGCATCAAAAAGGACTATGAGGCAGCGGTCAGACGCGAAACGTACCTGAAGTCTGCCTTTGAAAAGCAGAAACAGGAGGCCCTTGACCTTAATAACCGCTCTGTCCAGTATCAGATCCTGAAGCGTGAGGCTGATACGAACAAGGAACTCTATAACGGCCTGCTCCAGAGGCTGAAAGAGACCGGCATATCAGCAAGCCTCGCCTCAAGCAACATCCAGGTCCTTGACCGTGCGGAAGTCCCGAAAGGGCCTTTCACTCCCAAGAAGGGCAGGAATATTCTGCTTGCCCTGATCATCGGCCTCTTTGGAGGCATCGGCCTTGCCTTTTTTGCCGAGTATCTGGACAACACGATCAAGACGCCTGAAGATATTGAAAAGAAAATGTACATGCCGTCCCTCGGCCTTGTCCCCCTCTACGCCCCTGAGAAAATAGCGTTAAAATCCCGCAGCGGAAAAAACAGGGTCCCTGCAAAGCAGACCAAGACTTCGCCCGTTGAATACATAAGTCATTCTGACAGCAAGAGCCAATTGAGCGAGGCGTACTCGTCCATCAGGACATTTCTCCTTTTCTCTACAGCAGGAAAGCCGCCAAAGGTGATGATGGTCACCAGTGCGCGGAGGGAGGAAGGCAAGACGACGACGGCGATCAATACGGCCATCAGCCTTACCAAATCAGATGCCAAAGTTGTCATTCTTGACGCTGATATGCGCAGACCGCGACTCCACAAGGTCTTCAAGATAAGCAATACTGCAGGGCTGTCGTCCTTCCTCTCGGGCAACGAGGAGTTCGGGGATACCCTGGTGAAGCAGACAGACATCCCGAACCTTGATGTCATAACTTCAGGCCCCCTGCCGCCCAATCCTGCAGAACTGTTAGGTTCCTACAGGCTGCGGGAGTTGATAGACGGCCTGTACCCGCTGTACAATTACATCATCTTCGATACACCGCCCATCCTCGGCCTTGCTGACGCTGCCATAGCGAGCACACAAACGGACGGGGTCATCATGGTCGTCAGATCAGGACAGACCCCGAAAGAGGCGGCTGTACAGGCAAAGAAGATCCTCGAGAGTGTCAATGCAAAGGTGTTGGGCGTTGTGCTGAATGCCATCGACGAGCCGAACATGAAGTACGGCTATTATTCCTACTACCAGTATTACTACCAAAATTATACGAGTGATGAAAAATAG
- a CDS encoding ABC transporter ATP-binding protein: MIVLDKVKKVFNQGRPNELIAVADASLSLAASKVTVLKGPSGSGKTTLLSIIGCMTRPTAGRIHLDDREITSLPERFLTAVRSQTFGFIFQQFNLIRGITALENVMIPAYPKGERYGMLKARAMNLLSMFDLAAKAASKAEWLSGGEAQRVAIARALINNPSILIADEPTAHLDTKLSGEFMEIMAGLHREGRTIIIASHDPVVYDSSLVDRVVEMRDGKIERESAA, translated from the coding sequence ATGATAGTTCTCGATAAGGTAAAAAAGGTTTTCAATCAGGGCAGACCCAATGAGCTCATTGCGGTAGCTGATGCCAGCCTGTCGCTCGCTGCATCGAAGGTGACGGTGCTTAAGGGGCCGAGCGGTTCGGGTAAGACCACGCTGCTCAGCATTATCGGCTGTATGACGCGGCCTACTGCCGGCAGGATACACCTTGACGATCGGGAGATCACCAGCCTGCCTGAGCGTTTTCTGACCGCAGTCCGCAGTCAGACCTTCGGTTTTATCTTCCAGCAGTTCAACCTGATCCGCGGCATCACGGCGCTTGAGAATGTGATGATACCCGCGTACCCGAAGGGTGAACGGTATGGGATGCTGAAGGCAAGGGCGATGAACCTGCTATCCATGTTCGATCTTGCGGCCAAGGCAGCGTCAAAGGCCGAGTGGCTTTCAGGCGGGGAGGCTCAGCGGGTTGCCATAGCACGCGCCCTGATCAACAATCCTTCAATCCTTATTGCTGACGAGCCGACCGCTCATCTTGATACAAAGCTCTCGGGAGAGTTCATGGAGATCATGGCAGGGCTTCACCGGGAAGGCCGGACGATCATTATCGCAAGCCATGACCCCGTGGTGTATGATTCCTCTCTTGTGGACAGGGTCGTTGAGATGCGCGACGGGAAGATAGAACGGGAATCAGCAGCATAG
- a CDS encoding polysaccharide biosynthesis/export family protein yields the protein MPRVAFFFLVVMFLAGCGGSSAVRTSSPADIMASSKKSDKLNEALLISAITQQTPLEESYLIGPEDLLDIEAYNVEELKKTVRVNSQGDIALPLVGILNIKGLTTAEAEKLIAQRLEKYVQETVVTVFVREYKSQRISVIGAVKKSQVFAITGQRYLLDMLLMADGLAAEAGNICYVVRPTLRTNPNSKAETIVIDLDELIMRGNFSLNIPVFAGDIINVPKGGIFFVDGSVRTPGVYNLKGKTNLTQAISIAQGASPIADLTEVRIYRENGKGDRDIIIVDYNDIMSGSKSDIQIAENDIIIVPQSDMKNFFNGFINTIRGFVSFGTRAM from the coding sequence ATGCCCAGAGTTGCATTCTTTTTTCTCGTTGTCATGTTTCTCGCCGGATGCGGCGGCTCTTCTGCGGTCAGGACCTCTTCCCCGGCAGATATCATGGCCTCTTCCAAAAAATCAGATAAGCTCAATGAAGCCCTCCTGATTTCTGCCATAACCCAGCAGACTCCTTTAGAGGAGAGCTATCTGATAGGACCTGAGGACCTTCTTGATATTGAGGCCTATAATGTAGAGGAACTGAAAAAGACGGTCAGGGTCAATTCTCAGGGAGATATAGCCCTGCCCCTGGTCGGCATTCTCAATATAAAAGGGCTCACCACTGCCGAGGCTGAGAAGCTTATCGCGCAACGACTCGAGAAATATGTACAGGAGACCGTGGTAACAGTCTTTGTCAGGGAATACAAGAGCCAGAGGATATCGGTCATCGGCGCGGTCAAAAAGTCCCAGGTCTTTGCCATTACCGGCCAGAGATATCTTCTGGATATGTTGTTGATGGCTGATGGGCTTGCTGCCGAGGCCGGCAACATCTGTTATGTCGTCAGGCCGACGCTCAGGACAAACCCCAATAGTAAGGCAGAGACCATAGTTATAGACCTTGATGAGCTTATCATGAGAGGCAATTTCAGCCTGAACATCCCTGTGTTTGCAGGAGACATCATCAATGTGCCGAAGGGCGGCATCTTCTTTGTTGACGGATCAGTCAGAACGCCGGGCGTGTATAACCTGAAGGGCAAGACAAACCTTACCCAGGCAATTTCAATCGCCCAGGGAGCCTCCCCTATTGCTGATCTCACCGAAGTCAGAATATACCGCGAAAATGGAAAAGGTGACCGTGATATCATAATTGTCGATTACAACGACATCATGAGTGGCTCCAAATCAGACATTCAGATCGCCGAAAATGATATAATTATTGTGCCCCAGAGCGATATGAAGAATTTCTTTAACGGGTTCATCAACACCATAAGAGGGTTTGTATCGTTTGGAACTCGTGCAATGTAG
- a CDS encoding FecR domain-containing protein, with product MTQKNMVAVLLLLAFSFSMIAPVSAQSIAVLGEVKANGKVFIESTGGQWLSAPATYPLLQNTGIKTDDGSAALYFKDGSRIDLSKNSLALIDGSSGNYTVQMSKGTLAFNIAPGASLSVQTSSASVSVNKKSSLVQKVSLEKSGRVLGVISATDKGTEVRCIAGRVAIDVTPTETKLLSSGESMFVDVNNTYKAYNTQAFPSGDEKKDSGSWWPMPGALILGGVTVGTIALLAHGGSNKKLASPSAP from the coding sequence ATGACACAAAAAAATATGGTTGCTGTCTTACTATTACTTGCTTTTTCTTTTTCAATGATAGCTCCTGTTTCTGCCCAGAGTATCGCGGTTCTTGGCGAGGTCAAGGCAAACGGCAAGGTCTTCATAGAATCAACTGGCGGCCAGTGGCTCTCTGCCCCTGCAACCTATCCCCTTCTGCAAAATACAGGCATCAAGACAGACGACGGCAGCGCTGCCCTCTATTTCAAAGACGGATCACGTATTGACCTTTCAAAAAATTCTCTGGCCCTTATAGACGGCAGCAGCGGTAATTATACGGTCCAGATGAGCAAGGGGACATTAGCCTTTAATATTGCTCCGGGAGCCTCCCTGTCCGTGCAAACATCATCAGCATCCGTCTCGGTAAACAAAAAAAGTTCTCTTGTTCAGAAAGTGAGCCTTGAAAAATCAGGGAGGGTCCTGGGCGTCATTTCAGCAACAGATAAGGGGACCGAGGTCAGATGCATTGCCGGACGCGTTGCCATTGATGTCACCCCTACCGAGACAAAACTTCTTTCTTCCGGAGAGAGCATGTTTGTTGATGTAAACAATACCTATAAAGCCTATAATACGCAGGCATTTCCCTCTGGAGACGAGAAAAAGGACTCAGGGTCATGGTGGCCCATGCCTGGCGCCCTTATTCTCGGAGGTGTAACTGTTGGCACAATCGCATTACTTGCTCATGGAGGCAGTAACAAAAAGCTGGCGAGCCCTTCAGCCCCCTGA
- a CDS encoding FtsX-like permease family protein — translation MWIDKQKNILDFTLSSLLRRKGKNAALVCVYSVVVFVLASVMFFTHAIKKEAMIILKDAPEVIVQRMVAGRHDLMDLSYADEIRKITGVSSAEGRLWGYYYDPLFKANYTLMVPPEFKYQEGEIAIGQGVSRSAVTEAGNVMPFFGIDGKLTSFRIRELLSSESELVTSDLVLMSEQDFRALFGIPKNRATDLAVTVGNPQEVVTIANKIKKQLPDTRPIIREEIIRTYDTIFDWRSGIMLVIFSGALLAFIIFAWDKASGLSAEERKEIGILKATGWETSDVILMKFWEGAVISLTSFLAGMIFAYVHVFFSSAALFEPVLKGWAVLYPQFRLVPYINAYQVTTLFFLTVVPYTTATIIPAWRAAIVDPDSVMRT, via the coding sequence ATGTGGATAGATAAACAGAAAAATATACTGGACTTTACGCTTTCGTCCCTTCTGCGGAGAAAGGGCAAGAATGCTGCCCTTGTCTGTGTGTACTCGGTTGTGGTCTTTGTGCTCGCCTCGGTCATGTTCTTTACTCATGCCATTAAAAAGGAAGCGATGATCATCCTGAAAGACGCTCCTGAGGTCATTGTCCAGCGCATGGTTGCAGGCAGGCATGACCTCATGGACCTGAGCTATGCAGATGAAATAAGAAAGATAACGGGTGTGAGCAGCGCAGAAGGCCGGCTTTGGGGATATTACTATGACCCGCTCTTCAAGGCAAACTACACGCTGATGGTCCCTCCCGAGTTCAAATATCAGGAGGGGGAGATAGCCATTGGTCAGGGGGTCTCACGGTCTGCGGTCACTGAGGCGGGCAACGTCATGCCCTTTTTCGGCATTGACGGCAAGCTCACGAGTTTCAGGATCAGGGAGCTGTTGTCGTCTGAATCAGAACTGGTAACGTCCGATCTGGTGCTCATGTCTGAGCAGGATTTCAGGGCGCTCTTCGGTATACCGAAGAACAGGGCGACCGATCTTGCCGTGACCGTAGGCAATCCCCAGGAAGTGGTCACGATAGCGAACAAGATAAAGAAGCAGCTTCCGGACACACGGCCCATCATACGCGAGGAGATCATCAGGACCTATGACACGATCTTTGACTGGCGGAGCGGCATTATGCTGGTCATCTTTTCGGGCGCACTGCTTGCTTTTATCATTTTTGCCTGGGATAAGGCCTCCGGACTGAGCGCAGAGGAACGGAAGGAGATCGGCATTCTCAAGGCAACGGGCTGGGAGACCTCGGATGTCATTTTGATGAAGTTCTGGGAAGGCGCAGTCATATCGCTTACGTCATTCCTGGCAGGCATGATCTTCGCCTATGTGCATGTCTTTTTCAGTTCGGCTGCACTGTTCGAGCCTGTGCTCAAAGGGTGGGCAGTGCTGTATCCCCAATTCAGGCTGGTGCCCTATATTAATGCATACCAGGTCACCACGCTGTTCTTCCTTACCGTGGTCCCTTATACAACGGCAACGATCATCCCTGCCTGGAGAGCTGCCATTGTGGATCCTGATTCGGTAATGAGAACGTGA
- a CDS encoding DUF362 domain-containing protein, with translation MARVFVRKAAYTYQTLQPLLFSLLSSLDHGVIQKNSRVLIKPNLLAPAAPDRAMLTHPLIVRAVVEYVLEQGGRPQVSDSPAMGTFDKVMRESGIAEALQGLAVECRPFKESVFVDVGPPFQKIEIAADVMNADMVINLPKLKTHTQMFLTLGVKNMFGCIVGMRKPEWHFRTGIDRDKFAELLVRIYAAVRPAVTVLDGILAMEGQGPGKGGRPRALDTVMASDDAVALDRVVCRMLGIGEDELFTNRAAARMGLLPEHIVIDGELPAVADMHFPEMSPLVFGPKGLHGFMRRHLVQRPVCDAALCRHCGECWRYCPSRAIEPQINGLNFDYDKCIRCYCCIEVCPYGALSSRETLLGKAVRKTVKRV, from the coding sequence TTGGCCAGAGTCTTTGTCAGGAAGGCAGCGTATACTTATCAGACGTTACAACCTCTTCTTTTCAGCCTCCTCAGTTCGCTTGATCATGGTGTCATCCAAAAGAACAGTCGTGTCCTTATAAAGCCGAATCTCCTTGCACCCGCAGCGCCGGACAGGGCCATGCTCACGCATCCCCTGATCGTCAGGGCTGTCGTTGAATACGTGCTGGAGCAGGGCGGCCGGCCCCAGGTATCTGACAGCCCGGCTATGGGAACCTTTGACAAGGTCATGAGGGAGAGCGGTATTGCAGAGGCGCTGCAGGGGCTTGCTGTTGAATGCCGGCCCTTCAAGGAATCCGTCTTTGTGGATGTCGGGCCGCCTTTTCAGAAGATCGAGATCGCTGCCGATGTAATGAACGCTGATATGGTCATCAACCTTCCGAAGCTGAAGACCCATACCCAGATGTTCCTGACCCTCGGCGTAAAAAATATGTTCGGCTGTATTGTTGGCATGAGAAAGCCCGAGTGGCACTTCAGAACCGGTATTGACCGGGACAAATTTGCAGAGCTGCTTGTCAGGATATATGCAGCGGTCAGACCGGCTGTCACGGTGCTTGACGGCATCCTTGCCATGGAAGGGCAGGGGCCGGGCAAAGGAGGCAGACCCCGGGCGCTTGATACGGTGATGGCCAGTGATGATGCCGTGGCGCTTGACAGGGTTGTCTGCAGGATGCTCGGCATAGGTGAAGATGAGCTTTTTACGAACAGAGCCGCGGCACGCATGGGACTGTTGCCGGAACATATTGTCATTGACGGCGAACTGCCCGCAGTTGCGGATATGCATTTCCCTGAAATGTCTCCTCTGGTGTTTGGGCCGAAGGGACTTCACGGTTTTATGAGAAGGCATCTCGTCCAGCGGCCGGTCTGCGATGCGGCGCTCTGCAGACATTGCGGGGAGTGCTGGCGCTACTGCCCGTCCAGGGCCATTGAGCCGCAGATAAACGGTTTGAACTTTGACTATGACAAATGCATCCGGTGTTACTGCTGTATCGAGGTCTGTCCGTATGGCGCTCTTTCGTCCAGGGAGACCCTGCTTGGAAAGGCAGTGAGAAAGACCGTCAAGAGAGTGTGA